The following are from one region of the Cyanobium gracile PCC 6307 genome:
- a CDS encoding thermonuclease family protein, with protein sequence MRLGPLLLLLLLVAPAQAATVRSIGDGDTLRVVEGGRSVTIRLACIDAPEKAQRPYGQASRAALMTLAPVGSEVSLRVKTTDRYGRTVAEVLRGGQNVNVQLLRQRQAFAYRQYLRQCDAAAYLGAERPLCQES encoded by the coding sequence ATGAGGCTCGGGCCACTCCTCCTGCTCCTCCTCCTGGTCGCCCCCGCCCAGGCCGCGACGGTGCGCTCGATCGGTGACGGCGACACCCTGCGGGTGGTGGAGGGAGGCCGGTCGGTGACGATCCGGCTGGCCTGCATCGATGCCCCGGAGAAGGCTCAGCGTCCCTACGGTCAGGCCTCCCGTGCGGCGCTGATGACCCTGGCCCCGGTCGGCTCGGAGGTGAGCCTGCGGGTGAAGACTACCGACAGGTATGGCCGCACGGTGGCGGAGGTGCTTCGCGGCGGCCAGAACGTGAACGTGCAGCTGCTGCGCCAGAGGCAGGCCTTCGCTTACCGCCAGTACCTGCGCCAGTGCGATGCCGCCGCCTACCTGGGGGCGGAGCGCCCCCTCTGCCAGGAAAGTTGA
- a CDS encoding S41 family peptidase produces the protein MPPVANIVQETLMSFDLQPYYDCSPQRLGAIAAAGVGESRLLTSPLGRQLARQFVLDLSALTSAAATGQVAAVIYPLADRRQITAQLRLVIRDFYVHLGLKRAQYGFDPVRALELLSTEVENLSDAEFHQSITQLVARTRDRHLTFYGPTPVGIVAVLPFMVERAWECDQLVYVVSKLEPAFKGNHLKAGAIVTHWNNVPIDRFVRLNANVFDGGNDAASVARSVEFLTRRPLQSFGAPFEEWVELRFNIDGTSHKEEFAWQGLDLGAVKATPAIGRNVIGFGGDPDLFDTQQAKRIQFAQSSFDPIYVPEALSATAEPGVPSILGRCANFEYGTVLTEHGLFGYVRLWNFAAYNSADDIARKFVTVLPQLPQAGIVLDIRGNTGGYIAAGERILQLLTPSWITPTRFQFKVNEATSRMVKTVDLFAPWKRSFSEAARTGEPFSQGLPIEGTDEDANQLGQYYFGPVVLVTDALAYSTADIFAAGFIDHGIGKVICIDKNMAAAGGNNWQFEVLRLFNPDFQLDGALRADLDDGVITPAIRAAFNAQSASLTEQADLSPARPEFDGTAWQVTDGAAGFVLRHVPWMNDRLNVYQDVGGHSGVKPLPTNVSFGFTVRRCMRVGKSEGRLLEDLGIEPDVVYRPTLRDVMDRNRDLLTRATLELSQMPSYLLAVDVRATSGEDAHLLLCRGTGLTLIEAYEDERFIALGRPSEGGTLELLIPGEVPRVILKGWAKDQLVARRVVATA, from the coding sequence GTGCCTCCTGTCGCCAATATCGTCCAAGAGACACTGATGTCTTTTGACTTACAGCCCTACTACGACTGCTCGCCGCAGCGACTGGGTGCCATCGCCGCCGCCGGGGTCGGGGAGTCTCGTCTATTGACCTCTCCACTTGGGCGACAATTGGCACGTCAGTTCGTTCTTGATCTGTCGGCGCTGACCAGTGCAGCTGCCACCGGTCAGGTTGCCGCGGTCATCTATCCCCTAGCGGACCGCCGTCAGATCACCGCTCAGTTGCGGCTCGTGATCAGGGACTTCTACGTGCACCTGGGCTTAAAGCGGGCACAGTATGGGTTCGACCCAGTGAGGGCCCTGGAGTTGCTGTCCACAGAAGTGGAGAATCTGTCCGACGCGGAGTTTCACCAATCGATAACGCAACTGGTCGCCCGCACGCGGGACCGACATCTCACATTCTACGGTCCGACACCGGTCGGAATCGTCGCCGTCCTTCCGTTCATGGTGGAACGCGCTTGGGAGTGTGATCAGTTGGTGTATGTGGTGTCCAAGTTGGAGCCGGCTTTCAAAGGGAACCACCTGAAAGCCGGTGCGATCGTTACGCACTGGAACAACGTACCGATCGATCGGTTTGTACGGCTGAACGCCAATGTGTTCGACGGAGGGAATGATGCCGCCAGCGTGGCTCGGAGCGTTGAGTTTCTCACACGTCGGCCACTCCAGAGTTTCGGGGCGCCTTTCGAGGAGTGGGTTGAGTTGCGGTTCAATATTGATGGCACATCGCACAAGGAGGAGTTCGCTTGGCAAGGTCTCGACCTAGGGGCCGTAAAAGCTACACCCGCTATCGGACGGAACGTTATTGGCTTCGGCGGTGACCCGGATCTGTTTGATACTCAGCAGGCCAAGCGTATCCAGTTTGCCCAGTCGTCATTTGACCCGATCTACGTACCCGAAGCTCTGTCAGCTACGGCCGAACCAGGTGTGCCGAGCATCCTCGGACGCTGCGCCAATTTCGAATACGGCACGGTACTCACGGAGCACGGGTTGTTCGGTTACGTGAGGCTCTGGAACTTCGCCGCCTACAACAGCGCGGATGACATCGCCCGCAAATTCGTCACTGTTCTGCCGCAACTACCCCAGGCCGGGATCGTGCTCGACATTCGAGGCAACACAGGCGGTTACATCGCGGCCGGCGAGCGGATCCTCCAGCTCCTCACGCCGAGCTGGATTACCCCGACAAGGTTCCAGTTTAAGGTAAACGAGGCGACCTCTCGGATGGTCAAAACAGTTGACCTGTTTGCGCCTTGGAAACGCTCATTCAGCGAGGCGGCGCGTACTGGAGAGCCGTTCTCTCAGGGACTCCCGATTGAGGGCACTGACGAGGACGCAAATCAACTCGGACAGTATTACTTTGGGCCGGTTGTTCTTGTAACTGATGCGCTCGCCTACAGTACGGCCGACATATTCGCTGCAGGCTTCATCGACCACGGGATCGGGAAGGTCATCTGCATCGACAAGAACATGGCTGCCGCTGGCGGCAACAACTGGCAGTTCGAGGTTCTGCGGCTGTTCAACCCGGACTTCCAACTCGATGGCGCGCTACGCGCGGATCTCGACGACGGCGTCATCACGCCAGCCATTCGGGCGGCCTTCAACGCACAGAGCGCGTCACTCACCGAGCAAGCAGATCTGTCGCCGGCAAGACCGGAGTTCGATGGGACCGCGTGGCAGGTCACCGATGGCGCGGCCGGATTTGTGCTACGCCACGTCCCGTGGATGAACGACCGCCTGAATGTCTATCAAGACGTCGGCGGCCACTCTGGGGTGAAGCCGCTCCCAACCAACGTGTCGTTTGGGTTCACTGTTCGCCGATGCATGCGAGTCGGCAAGAGCGAGGGCCGCTTGCTCGAGGATTTGGGAATCGAGCCGGACGTGGTGTACCGGCCGACGCTCCGTGACGTGATGGACCGTAATCGCGACTTGCTGACACGCGCGACGCTCGAATTGTCGCAGATGCCTTCGTACTTGTTGGCCGTCGACGTTCGAGCCACCTCGGGGGAGGATGCCCACCTTCTGCTGTGTCGAGGCACCGGTCTCACCTTGATCGAAGCGTACGAGGACGAGCGATTCATTGCGCTAGGTCGACCTTCAGAGGGGGGCACCCTTGAACTGCTCATTCCGGGCGAGGTGCCGCGCGTTATTCTTAAGGGGTGGGCAAAGGATCAGCTCGTCGCACGACGAGTGGTGGCAACCGCATGA
- a CDS encoding ArdC family protein: METASSAGRQKPWITTRQNTLQPVNAASRREYRGVNVLMLWVSAEIAGYQDGRWASFRQWQQISTQVRRGEKGTPVVFYEEMPRRGGGGVDGPIRGQFEEAAAEATGSGNYLLAKTNYVFKAAQVEGNTPPERPQPPGVTWTGFSGQGPWLTS, from the coding sequence ATGGAGACGGCCAGCTCCGCAGGCCGGCAGAAGCCCTGGATCACTACCCGGCAGAATACGCTGCAGCCGGTGAACGCCGCCAGCCGGCGGGAATACCGGGGCGTGAACGTGCTGATGCTTTGGGTCTCCGCTGAGATCGCCGGCTACCAAGACGGCCGGTGGGCCAGCTTCCGGCAATGGCAGCAGATCAGCACCCAGGTGCGCCGAGGCGAGAAGGGTACGCCGGTGGTCTTCTACGAGGAGATGCCGCGTCGTGGCGGCGGTGGGGTGGACGGGCCAATCAGGGGCCAGTTCGAAGAGGCCGCCGCCGAGGCCACTGGTTCGGGCAACTACCTGCTGGCTAAGACCAACTACGTATTCAAAGCCGCCCAGGTGGAGGGCAACACTCCGCCCGAGCGTCCTCAGCCGCCAGGGGTTACGTGGACTGGCTTTTCTGGACAGGGCCCATGGTTAACCTCTTAG
- a CDS encoding SGNH/GDSL hydrolase family protein — MPLNPGDLNDYSPERIQAFKQQALLNERYTISGQGNQLEIDRKDWAPRDWPDPQLPSITTEGASLGPLIAEGDSWFDYLPGIDILDHLRYRGYAFDVSYARAGDTLENMIYGTKHDRDYNRLPPTLDAVLTRLSQVKPKALLFSGGGNDVAGEEFTRYFNHSHSGLKAFRDSFAEFEIGIVFKKYLDDLCAKVRQASPSTVIVMHGYGHTPPTGKAVINAGDFRFIGPWLRNVLTSKGITDTQEQRSIVFYVIDLYNEMLKAVQRDNSDNFRFVDLRQVINPDSDWANELHLTNAAFYAAASRIHDELQLLAQ; from the coding sequence ATGCCATTAAACCCTGGAGATCTTAACGACTACTCGCCCGAACGCATACAAGCGTTTAAGCAGCAAGCACTCTTGAATGAACGCTACACGATCAGCGGTCAAGGCAATCAGCTGGAAATCGACCGAAAAGACTGGGCACCAAGGGACTGGCCAGATCCTCAACTACCCTCGATCACTACCGAAGGAGCATCCCTTGGCCCCCTAATTGCTGAAGGAGACTCATGGTTCGATTACCTTCCCGGCATAGATATCCTGGACCATCTACGATATCGCGGCTACGCTTTTGATGTCAGCTATGCACGCGCTGGTGATACTCTCGAGAACATGATATACGGCACTAAGCATGACAGAGACTACAACAGACTGCCTCCTACACTTGATGCAGTCTTGACGCGCCTCAGCCAAGTCAAGCCAAAAGCACTACTTTTCTCGGGAGGCGGAAATGATGTGGCTGGTGAAGAGTTTACTCGGTATTTCAATCATTCACATTCAGGCTTGAAAGCGTTTCGAGACTCCTTTGCAGAGTTCGAGATTGGCATCGTTTTTAAGAAGTATCTTGATGATTTGTGCGCGAAGGTCAGGCAAGCAAGCCCATCAACCGTCATTGTGATGCATGGTTACGGACATACTCCACCAACTGGTAAAGCGGTTATCAACGCAGGCGATTTTAGGTTTATTGGACCTTGGCTGCGCAATGTACTCACATCCAAGGGTATAACTGACACACAAGAGCAGCGAAGCATTGTATTCTACGTTATTGATCTTTATAATGAAATGCTAAAAGCCGTTCAGCGTGATAACAGTGACAACTTTCGCTTTGTTGATTTGCGGCAGGTAATTAATCCCGATTCAGATTGGGCGAACGAGCTGCATCTGACTAACGCAGCATTCTATGCAGCAGCAAGTCGCATTCATGATGAACTGCAGTTGTTGGCACAATAA
- a CDS encoding alpha-amylase family glycosyl hydrolase has product MFDISEVGVLVSGSQVDFRLYLPNVDPASFEVFVYIIKRSEQFDRSVSAQKIKLSASSPPADNLWGDLPKGLWNATATLAEGDTYIYRYEIVGPSKSGSGRSTRSLFFGDPYARETADGTFSLLRVESAPAPLTDPAGYKVPELKDAVIYELNVDEFANTFSGIVERLPYLEGLGVNVLELMPINSVAEPSQWGYVPVFYFAPEERFGGPKGLRELVQASHEKGIAVILDMVYAHADFMFPYQVGYDPFFFLWRDHQYDDGRAIRRAPNPMSCAYSNFGNKNDFRMKSVQEFFAAVNQFWLNEYNIDGFRYDHVNGYLDKAPSVNSDGSINWYSAANRPTFVSLQTLSKEAYSHSKGISRFVNADGSSRIIQIAEDLGESAYQLEDRSNSAVNGCWEKSLHNIAKSMAAYDYLNADFGKELLLKDDRWGNSGYTGEKNVGGDTIPALPVQYLESHDESRLMYNVGSRKEWDESGGFDYQHGLQNQAWWKLQPYAIALMTCVGIPMLWAGQEFGENYGLPSSGMGRVRGARPLHWDYFYSPMSSVGGGTVLPLMQLYRILGDIRKAHPALKGNRETSVLEIEHLASKILVYRRWDGAQIVLIAINFSDSDQHVSIPFGEVGTWTDILQKAYGGTDAHTTVSVSSVSERITVSIPSNFGRIYLF; this is encoded by the coding sequence ATGTTCGATATTTCTGAAGTTGGCGTATTGGTTTCGGGCAGTCAAGTAGATTTCCGACTGTATCTACCTAACGTCGACCCAGCGAGTTTTGAGGTATTTGTATATATTATCAAGAGGTCGGAGCAATTTGACAGATCGGTTTCCGCACAGAAGATTAAGCTTTCAGCCTCTTCTCCGCCTGCAGATAACTTATGGGGCGATCTGCCAAAAGGTTTGTGGAATGCAACTGCAACTCTCGCAGAAGGCGATACCTACATTTACCGATATGAAATTGTAGGCCCCTCTAAGTCAGGTTCCGGAAGAAGCACCCGTTCGCTATTTTTTGGCGACCCTTACGCTCGGGAAACGGCTGATGGAACCTTTTCGTTGCTGCGAGTTGAGAGTGCGCCAGCTCCTCTGACGGATCCGGCTGGTTACAAGGTGCCGGAATTGAAGGATGCGGTCATCTACGAGCTCAATGTGGATGAATTTGCTAATACCTTTAGTGGGATTGTCGAACGCTTGCCTTATCTGGAGGGTTTGGGTGTCAATGTTCTCGAATTGATGCCGATTAATAGTGTTGCCGAGCCCTCGCAGTGGGGTTACGTGCCCGTTTTCTACTTTGCTCCAGAAGAACGGTTTGGCGGACCCAAGGGATTGCGAGAGCTGGTGCAAGCGTCTCACGAAAAAGGCATTGCTGTCATTTTGGATATGGTGTATGCCCATGCCGACTTTATGTTTCCCTATCAGGTGGGTTACGATCCGTTTTTTTTCTTGTGGAGGGATCACCAATATGATGATGGGAGGGCGATACGAAGGGCTCCTAATCCCATGTCTTGCGCCTACTCAAACTTCGGAAACAAGAATGACTTCAGGATGAAGTCTGTTCAGGAGTTTTTTGCTGCGGTCAATCAGTTTTGGCTAAATGAATATAATATAGATGGATTTCGATACGATCACGTCAATGGATATTTGGACAAAGCCCCTTCAGTCAATTCTGATGGCTCTATCAACTGGTACTCTGCTGCCAATCGCCCCACTTTTGTTTCGTTACAAACGTTGAGTAAGGAAGCTTACAGTCATTCGAAGGGCATTTCCAGATTTGTTAATGCTGATGGTTCTTCACGGATTATTCAGATCGCAGAGGATTTAGGGGAAAGTGCCTATCAGTTGGAGGATCGTTCGAATAGTGCTGTTAATGGATGTTGGGAGAAGAGCCTTCACAATATCGCTAAATCTATGGCTGCTTACGACTATCTAAATGCCGATTTTGGAAAAGAGCTTTTGTTGAAAGACGATCGCTGGGGGAATTCAGGGTACACGGGTGAAAAGAATGTTGGTGGCGATACTATCCCTGCGTTACCGGTGCAATATCTGGAATCTCACGATGAAAGTCGCTTGATGTATAACGTTGGGTCTCGCAAAGAATGGGATGAAAGTGGCGGATTCGATTATCAGCACGGTCTGCAGAACCAGGCATGGTGGAAGTTGCAGCCTTATGCGATTGCTTTGATGACTTGTGTCGGGATTCCGATGTTGTGGGCCGGGCAGGAATTTGGCGAGAATTATGGCTTGCCAAGTAGTGGTATGGGACGGGTACGCGGGGCTCGCCCTCTCCATTGGGATTATTTTTATTCGCCGATGAGTTCTGTGGGGGGAGGCACTGTATTGCCTCTGATGCAGCTTTACAGAATTCTGGGGGATATTCGGAAAGCTCATCCTGCTTTAAAGGGAAATCGCGAGACTAGTGTTTTGGAGATAGAGCATCTCGCTAGCAAGATTCTGGTATACCGACGTTGGGACGGCGCTCAGATTGTGTTGATTGCTATTAATTTCTCGGATAGCGACCAACATGTCAGTATTCCTTTCGGTGAAGTTGGGACTTGGACAGATATTCTTCAAAAAGCATATGGAGGAACTGATGCGCACACGACTGTAAGTGTTAGCTCGGTGAGTGAAAGGATAACAGTTAGCATTCCTTCTAACTTTGGTCGTATTTATCTCTTTTGA
- a CDS encoding IS110 family transposase, with the protein MASATLAQPQPDDAYDVVIGIDTHRDFHVAVALAPNGGKLDEYRIPTIQQGYQALIGWTELFGSRPVFAMEGTSSFGAGLCRELLAAGFSVIEANRPDRSTRRRRGKDDSIDAEVAARAYLAGTTMSIPKSGSEHVEMIRMLNVAKDSAIDCRTKAINQIRALLVTAPPALRERLAGLSRGELISTCAAFRPGALACPLMAAKWALRSLARRIQALDHELAELLSDLDALTQAACPGLRQSYGIGVDGASILLTAAGDNPERLRSEASFAALCGASPLPASSGNTRRHRLNRGGNRQANAALYRIAVVRLRYHQATRDYAERRRGEGLSNKEIIRGLKRFIAREVFRLLRGRPPLRTAAA; encoded by the coding sequence ATGGCATCTGCAACCCTGGCACAACCTCAGCCTGACGATGCGTATGACGTCGTCATAGGTATTGATACGCATCGGGACTTCCACGTCGCGGTGGCTCTAGCGCCGAACGGCGGCAAACTTGATGAGTACCGGATCCCGACAATCCAACAGGGCTATCAAGCCCTGATCGGCTGGACTGAGTTGTTCGGCAGCAGGCCGGTGTTTGCCATGGAGGGCACGAGCTCCTTTGGAGCTGGCCTCTGCCGCGAACTCCTGGCTGCTGGCTTTTCCGTCATCGAGGCCAATCGGCCTGATCGCTCTACCCGCCGAAGACGGGGAAAGGATGACTCCATCGATGCTGAGGTTGCTGCCAGGGCCTACCTGGCAGGCACCACTATGTCGATCCCCAAAAGTGGTTCCGAACACGTGGAGATGATCCGCATGCTCAATGTCGCCAAGGATTCGGCCATCGACTGCCGCACCAAAGCCATCAACCAGATTCGTGCCCTGCTGGTGACGGCACCTCCGGCCCTCCGAGAGCGCCTGGCTGGGCTGAGTCGTGGCGAACTGATCTCAACCTGTGCGGCCTTTCGGCCTGGTGCGCTGGCATGTCCGCTGATGGCGGCGAAATGGGCCTTACGCAGCCTGGCCCGGCGGATCCAGGCGCTGGATCACGAACTCGCCGAGCTGTTGAGCGACCTCGATGCCCTCACCCAGGCTGCTTGCCCTGGCTTGCGGCAGTCCTACGGGATCGGCGTGGATGGCGCCTCCATCCTGCTTACGGCAGCCGGTGACAATCCTGAGCGTCTGCGCTCAGAAGCGTCATTCGCCGCGCTCTGTGGGGCGAGCCCGCTGCCAGCCAGTTCTGGCAACACCCGCCGCCATCGCCTCAACCGTGGCGGCAACCGCCAAGCGAACGCTGCGCTCTATCGCATCGCAGTGGTGCGGCTGCGCTATCACCAGGCAACCAGGGACTACGCCGAACGTCGCAGGGGGGAAGGACTGAGCAACAAGGAGATCATCCGCGGTCTTAAGCGGTTCATTGCCCGCGAGGTGTTCCGCCTCCTCAGGGGCCGTCCTCCATTGAGAACTGCAGCCGCCTGA